In a single window of the Falco rusticolus isolate bFalRus1 chromosome 13, bFalRus1.pri, whole genome shotgun sequence genome:
- the EPHX3 gene encoding epoxide hydrolase 3 — translation MLLSLCSLLLAPTRLLLALWRLVAQLGVAVAVVAAGVAYGLWGLWVLLRRGPRRTFWWRVRDQPPPGLADGTFGEHRYLHLKDSGLRLHYVTRGPPTAPLLLLLHGFPQNWFCWRHLLQDLGTRYRVVALDLRGYGASEKPPGRDSYRLEVLLEDIRQVIEILGPPPVVGEGPGATEAPPASSKCILVGHDWGGLLAWEVASSHPEMVEKLVIMDAPHRAVMAGFMACHLSQLLRSSYIFLFQLPWLPELLLSLADFELVRTALTGSWLGIQNAAQRLTEQEVDAYLYGLSQPGGLTPPLNYYRNLFRDTPIPREPPPLPTLLLWGAEDAFLDARLVPCLRRCLRPTARLCLLPGAGHWLPEDQPRPVARLLDHFLGTGDHHH, via the exons atgctcctctccctctgctccctgctgctggcccccacccggctgctgctggccctgtgGCGGCTGGTGGCCCAGCTGGGGGTGGCGGTGGCCGTGGTGGCCGCGGGGGTGGCCTACGGGCtgtgggggctgtgggtgctgctgcgcCGGGGACCCCGACGGACCTTCTGGTGGCGGGTGAGGGaccagcccccccccggcctGGCCGATGGCACTTTTGGGGAGCACCGGTACCTGCACCTCAAG GACTCGGGGCTGCGTCTCCACTACGTCACGCGGGGACCCCCCACCGCCccgttgctgctgctgctccacgGCTTCCCCCAGAACTG gTTCTGCTGGAGGCACCTCCTGCAGGACTTGGGGACCCGGTACCGCGTGGTGGCCCTGGACCTCCGGGGCTACGGAGCTTCGGAGAAGCCACCAGGCAGGGACAGCTACCGGCTGGAGGTCCTCCTGGAGGACATCCGCCAGGTCATCGAGATCCTGGGGCCACCCCCggtggtgggggaggggccgggggccACCGAGgccccccccgcctcctccaAGTGTATCTTGGTGGGCCACGACTGGGGTGGCCTCCTGGCCTGGGAGGTGGCCTCCAGCCACCCTGAGATGGTGGAGAAGTTGGTCATCATGGACGCGCCGCACCGCGCCGTCATGGCAG GTTTCATGGCGTGtcacctctcccagctcctgcgCTCCAGCTACAtcttcctcttccagctgccctggctgcccgAGCTTCTGCTCTCCTTGGCAGACTTTGAG CTGGTGCGGACGGCGCTGACGGGCTCGTGGTTGGGGATCCAGAACGCGGCGCAGCGGCTGACAGAGCAAGAGGTGGACGCGTACCTGTACGGGCTGTCCCAGCCCGGGGGGCTCACACCCCCCCTCAACTACTACCGCAACCTCTTCCG GGACACCCCGATCCCCCGCGAgccccccccactccccaccctcCTGCTGTGGGGCGCCGAGGATGCCTTCCTGGACGCGCGGCTGGTGCCCTGCCTGCGCCGCTGCCTGCGCCCCACCGCGcgcctctgcctgctgcccggTGCCGGCCACTGGCTGCCCGAGGACCAGCCGCGCCCCGTCGCCCGCCTGCTGGACCACTTCCTGGGCACGGGGGACCACCACCACTAG